A single genomic interval of Lathyrus oleraceus cultivar Zhongwan6 chromosome 7, CAAS_Psat_ZW6_1.0, whole genome shotgun sequence harbors:
- the LOC127106648 gene encoding zinc finger A20 and AN1 domain-containing stress-associated protein 8, which translates to MDHEKTECQAPPEGPILCINNCGFFGSAATMNMCSKCHKDMMLKQEQAQLAASSLGSIMNGSTSETEKEPVVAADVDIPAISVEPKTISKPFLFGSTSEESGDSKPKDGPKRCSNCNKRVGLTGFNCRCGNLFCAVHRYSDKHDCQFDYRTAAREAIAKANPVVKAEKLDKI; encoded by the coding sequence ATGGATCATGAAAAGACTGAATGCCAAGCTCCCCCCGAAGGTCCTATATTGTGCATTAACAACTGTGGATTTTTCGGAAGTGCAGCTACAATGAACATGTGTTCTAAGTGCCACAAAGACATGATGTTGAAACAGGAGCAGGCCCAGCTCGCAGCATCATCCCTTGGAAGTATTATGAATGGTTCTACAAGTGAAACTGAAAAAGAACCTGTTGTTGCTGCCGATGTGGATATCCCAGCCATTTCAGTGGAACCAAAAACAATCTCCAAGCCATTTTTATTTGGCTCAACTTCAGAGGAGAGTGGTGATTCAAAGCCAAAGGATGGTCCGAAGCGTTGCAGCAACTGCAACAAGCGAGTTGGTTTGACAGGGTTCAATTGTCGATGTGGTAACCTTTTCTGTGCTGTGCATCGCTACTCAGACAAGCATGATTGCCAGTTTGATTATCGCACTGCTGCACGAGAGGCCATAGCTAAAGCAAACCCAGTTGTCAAAGCTGAGAAGCTTGACAAGATTTAA